GGCGCAGGCCGCGCTGACCTACGTCCGGTCGCGCGCCGAGACGCTCGGGCTGCCCGAGGAGTTCCACAAGAAGATCGACGTGCACATCCACTTCCCGGAGGGCGCGGTGCCCAAGGACGGCCCGTCGGCCGGGATCACCGCCGCGACCTGCCTCGTCTCCGCGCTCACCAAGATCCCGGTCCGCGCGGACGTCGCGATGACGGGCGAGATCACGCTCAGGGGCCGCGTCCTGCCGATCGGCGGGCTCAAGGAGAAGATCCTGGCGGCGCACCGGGGCCGCGTGCGGACCGTGATCATGCCCGCCGAGAACCGGAAGGACATCCACGACATCCCGTCGCGCGTGCTCAAGACGATGCGGCTCGTCCTCGTCGACCACATGGACCAGGTGATCCGCGAGGCGTTCACCGATCCCGAGATCGGCAAGCGGCTCGGCGCCGAGCACGAGACGCTCGTCTACCAGGAGGGCCGCCTCGTCCAGCCCGAGCCCGCGATCGACGCCCCGGCGCCGGTCGGCTGACACAGTCTGTGCCGCCCCACCGGCTGACCTTCGGTTTCCACCGCTAGAAAAATCGGGCACTTGGCGCTCACACGCGCGGTACACTGTCCTGGCTCGGAACTTGCTGCATTCCTGCTCCGGCGCGTCGCGCCGAGGAGGGAATCATGTCGAAGAACATCGCGCGTCTCGGCCTTGGGCTCCTGCTGCTCGTCGGTCTCGCCGCATTCGCGTGCGACGATTCGGCCGAAGGCGATGAGGATGCAGGGGTGGACTCCGATACGGACATCGACACCGACTCGGACGCCGACACCGACACCGGTGTCGACTGTAGCGGATCGCTCGCGTTCGAGGATGAATACCTCGAGCTGGCGGTGCGTGTCGCGATCAGCAAAATGGAGGGAGAGATCTACTCGGAGGATGTTGCGGGCCTCACGGAGTTGAACGCGGAGGCGTACGCAGTGAACTCGCTCGAGGGGATTCAGTGTCTGACCTCCCTGACAACCCTGGAGCTCGGTGATGACACCGGCTACTCCGGGTGGGGTGGTGTCCCCGACATCTCGCCACTTTCCGCGCTGACGTCCCTGACGCACCTCGATCTTTCATGGACCGCAGTGACCGACCTGTCTCCGATTTCGTTTCTCACTTCACTGACGTATCTCGATTTGCACGAGTGTGAGTACGCCAGTGGTTTCGCCGCGCTGGCCACCCTCCATTCATTGCAGCATCTCGACCTTTCTCTCGTCATGAAAACCATCGACCTTGCTTCTTTCTCCTCGCTCACCGCCCTGACGTACCTCGACCTGCGTTGGAACACCGTCAACGATGTAACGCCGCTCGCTTCGCTCGCTTCCCTGACACACCTTGATCTCTTCGCCACAAGTCAAGTCAGCGACGTCGCTCCGCTGTCCAGCCTCACGGCCCTGACGTATCTCGACATCTCACACAACATGGTGGAGAGCGTCGCACCGCTCTCGATGCTGACCTCGCTCACGACACTCAACCTCGAAGGAAACCAGATTTCCGATATATCCCCGCTCTCCTCCCTTGCCGTCCTCGCCGAGCTCAGGCTCGGTTACAACCAGATCGTCGACATCTCGCCGCTCTCCTCCCTAACCACCCTGACGTACCTCGATCTCTCCGCTAACCAGATCAGCGATCTGACGCCGTTGTCTCCCATCACCGCGTTGACACAGCTCTATGCGCGCCAGAACCAGATCGCCGATCTCTCGCCGATCTCCTCGCTCACGGCTTTGACGATCGCCGATTTCTCGTACAACCAGATCGTGGATCTCACACCGTTCTCTTCGTTGGGCACACTGGATCGCCTGTATTTGGAAGCCAACCAGATTG
This DNA window, taken from Pseudomonadota bacterium, encodes the following:
- a CDS encoding leucine-rich repeat domain-containing protein; amino-acid sequence: MSKNIARLGLGLLLLVGLAAFACDDSAEGDEDAGVDSDTDIDTDSDADTDTGVDCSGSLAFEDEYLELAVRVAISKMEGEIYSEDVAGLTELNAEAYAVNSLEGIQCLTSLTTLELGDDTGYSGWGGVPDISPLSALTSLTHLDLSWTAVTDLSPISFLTSLTYLDLHECEYASGFAALATLHSLQHLDLSLVMKTIDLASFSSLTALTYLDLRWNTVNDVTPLASLASLTHLDLFATSQVSDVAPLSSLTALTYLDISHNMVESVAPLSMLTSLTTLNLEGNQISDISPLSSLAVLAELRLGYNQIVDISPLSSLTTLTYLDLSANQISDLTPLSPITALTQLYARQNQIADLSPISSLTALTIADFSYNQIVDLTPFSSLGTLDRLYLEANQIGDLAPFSTGAVPTLLDVNDNEITTLAPLVANLGVGVEHEVKVTLNPVDEAAEAGNISALQTRGVCVWGDWFDPDDEDSDTPVCWEY